Proteins found in one Seonamhaeicola sp. S2-3 genomic segment:
- a CDS encoding RNA polymerase sigma factor: MNHQSENSKKLNKFFNEEYASLKTYVSSNLKASINKDAEDIIQDVALKLFAGADRYSPINNVAGFVYRAIKNKVIDVMRTSKNNRIDYETQNENKLIEFASIIYESADNSYPEPMKEALKTAIINLKPDYRNIILAIDFEGYTYKELTNKTGIPVGTLMSRRHRAISQLYKILKKEINN; the protein is encoded by the coding sequence ATGAATCATCAATCAGAAAACAGTAAAAAGCTTAACAAGTTTTTTAATGAAGAATACGCTTCTCTTAAAACTTATGTAAGCTCAAATCTTAAGGCTAGCATAAATAAAGATGCAGAAGACATCATACAAGATGTTGCATTAAAACTATTTGCTGGTGCTGATAGGTATTCGCCCATAAATAATGTTGCTGGTTTTGTTTATAGAGCTATAAAAAACAAGGTTATTGATGTTATGAGAACATCAAAAAATAACAGAATTGATTATGAAACCCAAAACGAAAATAAACTAATTGAATTTGCTTCTATTATTTATGAATCTGCCGATAATTCATACCCTGAACCAATGAAAGAAGCCTTAAAAACAGCCATAATAAACCTAAAACCAGATTACAGAAATATAATTTTAGCCATAGATTTTGAAGGCTACACATATAAAGAATTAACAAACAAAACAGGAATTCCTGTTGGCACATTAATGTCTAGACGCCACAGAGCTATTTCTCAATTATACAAAATACTAAAAAAAGAAATTAATAATTAA
- a CDS encoding TolC family protein: MKQFLYTICFTLGSLSLIAQESQVKQWTFQECLEYAVEHNITIKDAAYTTETANVTLQQSKDSRLPTVNASASQGFKNGQSIDPITSDFVDEQINTTSFGVNASVNLFQGNQIKNKIKQNKLLADQNSLYLEEAKNSIKLSVTQAYLQALYAKEGIAVAEKTLEASTKEVEQAKARLDAGSIAMQDYTDAISQEATNKYNLIEAKNNYEQQIIALKQLLELEPEVEFDIVAPNYKTYTAPILPNKIEVYEAALGMLPEYEAAKLNVDVTEKDLDIAKGNYLPTLALTGSFGTGYTSSQNMSFSNQLDGNLNQTLGLSLTIPIFNSFQTKAEVQKAKIAINQSKLEIISLQKEIYKNVATAYQNALSSQEQLEAAKSASKAAEESYKLAQKKYNLGALSTTDLVVSQNTFTNAQLNYLQAKYLNILYNQLLQFYQGNAITL; encoded by the coding sequence ATGAAACAATTTTTATATACTATTTGTTTTACACTTGGCAGCTTGAGTTTAATAGCTCAAGAAAGCCAAGTGAAACAATGGACCTTCCAAGAGTGTTTAGAATATGCCGTAGAACACAATATTACTATAAAAGATGCGGCATACACCACAGAAACTGCAAATGTAACACTTCAACAGTCTAAAGACAGTAGACTGCCAACAGTAAACGCAAGTGCTTCTCAAGGTTTTAAAAACGGACAATCTATAGACCCCATTACTAGCGATTTTGTTGATGAGCAAATTAACACTACTAGCTTTGGCGTAAATGCTTCGGTTAACCTATTTCAAGGAAATCAAATTAAAAATAAAATTAAACAAAACAAATTACTTGCAGACCAAAATAGCCTGTATTTAGAAGAAGCTAAAAACAGTATAAAATTAAGTGTAACCCAAGCCTATTTACAAGCTTTATACGCCAAAGAAGGTATTGCTGTAGCTGAAAAAACTTTAGAAGCTTCTACTAAAGAGGTAGAACAAGCCAAAGCAAGATTAGATGCCGGAAGTATAGCCATGCAAGATTACACAGATGCTATTTCTCAAGAAGCAACAAATAAATACAACTTAATTGAAGCTAAAAATAATTACGAACAACAAATTATTGCTTTAAAACAATTACTAGAATTAGAACCAGAAGTAGAGTTTGATATTGTTGCGCCTAACTACAAAACTTACACAGCTCCAATTTTACCAAACAAAATTGAAGTTTATGAAGCTGCTTTAGGAATGTTGCCAGAATACGAAGCAGCAAAATTAAATGTAGATGTTACAGAAAAAGATTTAGATATAGCTAAAGGTAATTATTTACCAACACTTGCTTTAACAGGTAGTTTTGGCACAGGCTACACAAGCTCACAAAATATGAGCTTTTCAAACCAGCTTGATGGTAATTTAAATCAAACCTTAGGCTTGTCATTAACAATACCAATATTTAATAGTTTTCAAACAAAAGCTGAAGTACAAAAGGCTAAAATAGCTATCAATCAGTCTAAGTTAGAAATTATAAGTCTTCAAAAAGAAATTTATAAAAACGTAGCAACTGCTTATCAAAATGCACTGTCATCTCAAGAACAACTAGAAGCTGCAAAATCAGCTAGTAAAGCTGCAGAAGAATCTTATAAACTAGCGCAAAAAAAATACAATTTAGGCGCTTTAAGCACCACCGATTTAGTAGTTAGTCAAAATACGTTTACTAACGCACAATTAAATTATTTACAGGCAAAATACTTAAACATTTTATATAACCAATTGTTACAATTCTATCAAGGAAACGCTATAACACTTTAA
- a CDS encoding efflux RND transporter periplasmic adaptor subunit: protein MKTNKKILIASISVAILALILYNIFKPNETVLVEAKTIAVTKGDVTTLVTATGTIEPITQVEVGTQVSGVIEKIYVDYNSVVKEGQLIAELDKTNLKAQLTQAQAAYDNALSQKRYTETVYNRQKTLYENKVISKADYDEALYDYETAKGTVTQRLSDLQSARTNLEYANIYSPIDGVVLSRDIDEGQTVAASYSTPTLFTIAQDLKEMQVEADVDEADIGNVKEGQRVTFTVDAFLGETFEGEVTQVRLDYTESSSVITYTVVIKADNPDLKLKPGLTATVSIYTLELKDVLTTESKAVNFKPDPAIMAQYIEQENLTPPNAGPQQEADGTVLWVLNNDGSIVPKPVTLGASDGVNVQIVEGVKEGEKLVYSLKSSIPSSGGTPPQGGGDNESPFMPKPPGSKK from the coding sequence ATGAAAACAAATAAAAAAATACTCATAGCAAGTATCTCTGTAGCCATATTAGCACTGATACTTTATAACATTTTTAAACCAAACGAAACAGTCTTGGTAGAAGCTAAAACCATTGCTGTTACCAAAGGCGATGTTACCACTTTGGTTACAGCTACAGGTACCATCGAGCCCATTACACAGGTAGAAGTAGGTACCCAGGTGTCTGGAGTTATCGAAAAGATTTATGTAGACTACAACAGTGTGGTTAAAGAAGGACAGCTCATTGCCGAACTGGATAAAACCAACTTAAAAGCACAATTAACCCAAGCTCAGGCCGCTTACGACAATGCTTTGAGCCAAAAAAGATATACAGAAACCGTTTACAACAGACAAAAAACCTTGTACGAGAATAAAGTCATTAGTAAAGCGGATTACGATGAGGCCCTTTATGATTACGAAACAGCTAAAGGAACTGTCACTCAGAGATTATCAGATCTACAGTCGGCTCGAACCAATCTCGAATATGCCAATATTTATTCGCCTATCGATGGCGTGGTGTTATCTAGAGACATAGACGAAGGACAAACCGTAGCAGCAAGTTATAGCACTCCAACCTTGTTCACCATTGCCCAAGACTTAAAAGAAATGCAGGTAGAAGCCGATGTGGATGAAGCCGATATCGGTAACGTAAAAGAAGGGCAACGGGTTACCTTTACCGTTGATGCCTTTTTAGGTGAAACTTTTGAGGGAGAAGTTACCCAAGTGCGATTGGATTATACCGAATCTTCCAGTGTGATAACTTATACGGTGGTTATTAAAGCAGATAATCCAGATCTTAAATTAAAACCAGGCCTTACCGCAACGGTATCTATATATACCCTAGAGCTTAAAGATGTCTTAACAACCGAGTCTAAGGCGGTAAACTTTAAACCAGACCCTGCCATCATGGCACAATACATCGAACAAGAAAATTTAACTCCTCCTAATGCGGGGCCTCAACAAGAAGCAGATGGTACCGTGCTTTGGGTTCTAAATAACGACGGTTCTATTGTTCCTAAACCTGTAACGCTTGGCGCTAGCGATGGGGTCAATGTCCAAATTGTTGAAGGTGTCAAGGAAGGCGAAAAACTCGTGTACAGCTTAAAAAGCTCAATCCCATCTTCTGGAGGTACTCCTCCACAAGGCGGTGGCGATAACGAAAGTCCTTTTATGCCTAAACCACCAGGATCTAAAAAATAA
- a CDS encoding ABC transporter ATP-binding protein yields the protein MAKEIIKIQDLKREFTMGSETVHALKGISFTITEGEFVTIMGSSGSGKSTMLNILGCLDKPTSGIYEIDGVKMKDLSKNELATIRNQKIGFIFQSYNLLARTSAIENVELPLLYNSKVTSEERRERAIKALKMVGLGERLHHTPSQLSGGQQQRVAIARSLVNNPVIILADEATGNLDTRTSYEIMALFQELNQKGITIAFVTHEPDIATFSSRTIVLKDGNVIQDYNNENIQSAAEHLANLPKENH from the coding sequence ATGGCAAAAGAAATTATAAAAATACAAGATTTAAAACGTGAGTTTACCATGGGGTCAGAAACGGTCCATGCGCTTAAAGGCATCTCTTTTACCATAACCGAAGGCGAGTTTGTAACCATCATGGGGTCCAGTGGTTCCGGAAAAAGTACCATGCTAAACATCTTAGGGTGCTTAGACAAACCAACTTCAGGAATTTATGAAATTGACGGGGTTAAAATGAAAGATTTAAGCAAGAACGAACTTGCTACGATTAGAAACCAAAAAATAGGTTTTATCTTTCAATCCTATAATTTATTGGCAAGAACTTCTGCTATAGAAAATGTAGAACTCCCTTTGTTGTATAATAGCAAAGTAACTTCTGAAGAGCGAAGGGAACGTGCAATCAAAGCTTTAAAAATGGTCGGTTTGGGCGAACGATTGCACCATACACCTTCTCAACTTTCAGGAGGACAGCAACAGCGTGTGGCTATTGCGAGGTCTCTTGTAAACAATCCGGTTATTATTCTTGCAGATGAGGCTACAGGAAACCTAGACACCAGAACGTCTTATGAGATTATGGCACTATTTCAAGAGCTAAACCAAAAGGGCATCACCATTGCTTTTGTAACTCATGAACCTGACATCGCGACTTTTAGCAGTAGGACCATAGTGCTAAAAGATGGAAATGTTATTCAAGATTATAATAATGAAAATATACAGTCCGCAGCAGAGCATTTAGCCAATCTACCTAAAGAAAATCATTAA
- a CDS encoding ABC transporter permease has protein sequence MRFLNLIKIAFKAIILNKMRTLLTMLGIIIGVASVIAMLAIGEGSKESIRSTISSMGSNMINIRPGADMRGGVRQDPSAMETLTLDDYDALKEQADLLTYITPLVNGGGQVINGANNWPSTIYGVNPDYLSIKVVGLKSGSMFTEAEVKSASKVVLLGQTVVDNIFPDGEDPVGKTIRFGNIPFKVIGVLEEKGENTFGQDQDDVVIAPYTTVQKRILAIDHLNQIMASAVSEEQAPDAVTQVTEILRKQHKLRDDEDDDFNVRSMEELISTFSSTSEMLTILLVAVAGISLLIGGIGIMNIMYVSVKERTKEIGLRMAVGGKGSDILMQFLIEAILISVTGGVLGVILGLGSTVFIEKFLNWPTSVALYSIVISFAVCAITGIFFGWYPARKAAALDPITALRYE, from the coding sequence ATGAGATTTTTAAATTTAATTAAAATAGCCTTTAAAGCCATTATTCTTAATAAAATGAGAACCCTGCTTACTATGTTGGGAATCATCATAGGGGTGGCTTCTGTTATTGCCATGTTGGCTATAGGCGAAGGCTCTAAAGAAAGTATTCGTTCTACCATCTCGAGCATGGGGTCTAACATGATTAATATCAGACCCGGAGCCGATATGCGTGGCGGAGTAAGACAGGACCCTAGTGCTATGGAAACCCTCACATTGGATGACTACGATGCGTTAAAAGAACAAGCAGATTTACTAACGTATATAACGCCGTTGGTAAATGGTGGCGGTCAGGTTATTAATGGTGCCAACAACTGGCCTTCCACAATTTATGGGGTTAATCCAGATTATTTGAGTATTAAAGTCGTAGGATTGAAAAGTGGAAGTATGTTTACAGAGGCCGAAGTAAAATCGGCTTCTAAGGTGGTTTTGTTAGGGCAAACAGTCGTAGACAATATATTTCCAGACGGCGAAGACCCTGTTGGAAAAACCATCCGTTTTGGTAATATTCCTTTTAAGGTTATTGGTGTCTTGGAAGAAAAAGGAGAAAACACCTTTGGTCAAGACCAAGACGATGTGGTTATTGCTCCTTATACTACGGTACAAAAACGTATTTTGGCCATCGACCACTTAAATCAAATTATGGCTTCTGCCGTTAGTGAAGAACAAGCTCCCGACGCCGTTACTCAAGTTACAGAAATATTACGTAAACAACACAAGTTGAGAGATGATGAAGATGATGATTTCAATGTGCGTTCTATGGAAGAACTCATTTCTACCTTCAGTTCTACTAGCGAAATGCTCACCATACTCTTGGTTGCCGTAGCAGGAATTTCTCTGTTAATTGGAGGTATTGGGATTATGAACATCATGTATGTTTCTGTAAAAGAACGTACCAAAGAAATTGGTTTACGTATGGCTGTTGGAGGAAAAGGTTCCGATATTTTAATGCAGTTTTTAATTGAAGCTATTTTGATAAGTGTTACCGGAGGGGTTTTGGGCGTTATTTTAGGTTTGGGATCTACCGTTTTTATCGAAAAATTCTTGAACTGGCCCACTAGTGTAGCCCTGTATTCCATTGTTATTTCATTTGCCGTTTGTGCCATTACAGGTATCTTTTTCGGATGGTATCCCGCTAGAAAAGCTGCAGCTTTAGACCCAATAACAGCATTGCGTTACGAATAA
- a CDS encoding DUF1566 domain-containing protein, translating into MKNTFIKGTYWLLLVVVMQSCNSSKTKENQTTIKTKEKPFTQIATGQVDLYDEDGNIVTHLQPSDSLFGQDANYPTGKKMAYVNNGDGTITDVNSGLMWQETPTSEGFDWQSAKDYCENLELGGYDDWRLPTAKELFSISDFSEGWPYLDTTYFSLVNNNFVDKSEQYWTSNTYVGHTEEGKYSAAFGVNHATGHIKAYPGEAFQNNTERKGPPPSNQRPPQGNQPPQGEGVAKGDGEQGNRPPSPGNGDSPMGNPMLKHVRAVRGTVYGTNDFKDNGDSTITDNATGLMWAKVDSGEGMDWKTALTYAKNSNLAGYSDWRLPNVKELQGIVDYSYAPDAKDPEHVGPAIDPLFQSTEITNENGDKDYPNYWTSTSARFRKGMPYYYAWYVAFGRAVNPKGLDFHGAGAVRFDTKHENGPAGEGGERYYNYVRLVRNVN; encoded by the coding sequence ATGAAAAATACATTTATAAAAGGAACTTATTGGTTACTGCTCGTTGTAGTAATGCAATCTTGTAACAGCAGTAAGACCAAGGAAAATCAAACTACTATAAAGACTAAAGAAAAACCTTTTACACAAATAGCTACTGGGCAGGTAGATTTATATGACGAAGATGGTAATATCGTTACCCATTTACAACCCAGCGATTCGCTTTTTGGGCAAGATGCCAATTACCCAACTGGCAAAAAAATGGCTTATGTTAATAATGGTGATGGTACTATAACCGATGTCAATTCTGGCTTAATGTGGCAAGAAACACCAACTTCCGAAGGTTTTGATTGGCAATCGGCTAAAGATTATTGTGAGAACTTAGAACTTGGTGGTTATGATGATTGGAGGCTGCCAACTGCCAAAGAATTATTTTCTATCAGCGATTTTAGCGAAGGTTGGCCCTATTTAGATACAACCTATTTTTCGCTTGTTAACAACAATTTTGTAGATAAGAGTGAACAATATTGGACAAGCAACACATATGTTGGTCACACCGAAGAAGGTAAATACAGTGCTGCTTTTGGGGTTAATCATGCTACCGGACATATTAAAGCGTATCCGGGAGAAGCTTTCCAAAATAATACAGAGCGCAAGGGACCGCCTCCAAGCAATCAACGCCCTCCTCAAGGGAATCAACCCCCTCAAGGAGAAGGTGTAGCTAAAGGTGATGGTGAACAAGGGAACAGACCACCTTCTCCAGGTAATGGAGATAGCCCCATGGGAAATCCAATGTTAAAACATGTTCGTGCTGTTAGAGGTACTGTTTATGGAACTAATGATTTTAAAGATAATGGTGATAGTACCATAACCGATAATGCTACAGGATTAATGTGGGCAAAAGTAGATAGCGGTGAAGGCATGGATTGGAAAACGGCTTTAACTTATGCTAAGAATTCCAATTTGGCCGGGTATTCAGATTGGCGATTGCCGAATGTAAAAGAATTACAGGGCATTGTAGATTATTCTTACGCGCCTGATGCCAAAGATCCAGAGCATGTGGGACCTGCTATAGACCCTTTGTTTCAATCTACTGAAATCACTAATGAAAATGGCGATAAAGATTATCCTAATTATTGGACAAGTACTTCGGCAAGATTTAGAAAGGGCATGCCTTATTACTATGCTTGGTACGTGGCTTTTGGTCGCGCTGTAAATCCAAAAGGTTTGGATTTTCACGGTGCGGGAGCTGTTCGATTTGACACCAAACATGAAAATGGTCCAGCAGGTGAAGGTGGCGAAAGGTATTATAATTACGTGCGTTTGGTTAGAAATGTAAATTAG
- a CDS encoding MATE family efflux transporter, which yields MQTEPIIGKHDSLKKESIIKLLWVFVGPAVLGLLINIFYNVVDRIFVGHFVGADGLSAVTMVFPIALFKFSFVLLLGSGAGVLIAKYLGENRQDKAEEVLGNMMAGLTVVSAVFTLLGLLFHKEILQLLGAEGQLLQQSAAYLFVIVLGFPLSFFIALEFTCRAEGNPRLPAKLILLSAIINICLDYVFMKVMDMGVKGAALATIIAQGTNALLLINYYLNGKSLVKLQWKQIRLKKEVILPILSVGFSPFLMDGAVSFQNAFANNLLLQTGGTDAVAAMGIIFGINVFFMMTALGTGDGMQPIVSFNFGAKLYDRAAKTLIYVLVFVLSVALFGILILELFPNAIINIFINGNENIRSITHTALNIFVWSIPFYMTQVVIARYFQALQKNTIATFLAILRPIFLFIPISFVLSDWYGFKGIWTAFIASDALAALFAVLLVKKYNLKGLQNE from the coding sequence ATGCAAACAGAACCAATAATAGGCAAACATGATTCGCTTAAAAAAGAATCCATTATCAAACTGCTTTGGGTCTTTGTAGGTCCAGCAGTATTGGGGCTTTTAATCAATATTTTTTACAATGTTGTAGATAGAATTTTTGTTGGCCATTTTGTGGGAGCCGACGGCTTATCGGCCGTAACCATGGTATTCCCGATTGCTCTTTTTAAGTTCAGTTTTGTACTGTTGTTAGGCAGTGGCGCCGGTGTGTTAATAGCTAAATACTTAGGCGAAAACAGGCAAGACAAAGCCGAAGAGGTATTGGGCAATATGATGGCAGGTCTTACTGTTGTTAGTGCTGTTTTTACTCTTTTAGGCTTGCTTTTCCATAAAGAAATTTTACAGCTTCTAGGAGCCGAGGGACAATTGTTACAACAGTCTGCTGCATACTTGTTTGTTATTGTGTTAGGGTTTCCCTTAAGCTTTTTTATCGCACTGGAATTTACTTGCCGTGCCGAAGGCAATCCGCGTTTACCCGCAAAACTTATATTGCTTTCTGCCATTATCAACATCTGTTTAGACTATGTCTTTATGAAAGTAATGGATATGGGCGTTAAAGGTGCTGCACTTGCTACCATTATTGCTCAAGGAACTAATGCATTGCTTTTAATTAATTATTATCTCAATGGTAAAAGTTTGGTGAAATTGCAATGGAAACAAATCCGATTAAAAAAAGAAGTCATTCTCCCTATTTTATCAGTGGGTTTTTCTCCTTTTCTTATGGATGGGGCGGTGAGTTTTCAAAATGCTTTTGCGAATAACCTTCTATTACAAACAGGGGGAACTGATGCGGTAGCCGCTATGGGAATCATTTTTGGAATCAATGTCTTTTTTATGATGACGGCTCTTGGTACTGGTGATGGTATGCAGCCTATTGTAAGTTTTAATTTTGGTGCAAAACTTTACGACCGAGCCGCAAAAACCTTGATCTATGTTTTGGTTTTTGTACTTTCTGTGGCGTTGTTTGGGATTTTAATTTTAGAATTATTCCCTAATGCCATCATCAACATCTTTATCAATGGCAATGAAAATATCCGAAGTATTACGCATACTGCACTAAATATTTTTGTTTGGTCCATTCCTTTTTACATGACGCAAGTGGTTATAGCCCGGTATTTCCAGGCTTTGCAAAAAAATACCATTGCCACCTTTTTGGCAATACTACGACCAATATTTCTTTTCATTCCCATCTCTTTTGTTTTAAGTGATTGGTATGGATTTAAGGGAATTTGGACAGCCTTTATTGCAAGTGATGCTTTAGCGGCTTTGTTTGCTGTACTACTAGTGAAGAAATATAATTTAAAAGGCTTGCAAAACGAATAG
- a CDS encoding DoxX family protein — MKKNIDLGFLILRITVAGLMLFHGVAKLSHLDGIKNMLSSSGIPEFMAYGVFITKIIAPVLMIIGFRTRLASIIFFFGMITALFLAHSGNMFALSKTGGLQIELILLYAFGALTLFFIGSGKYAISSKHIWD, encoded by the coding sequence ATGAAAAAAAATATAGATTTAGGATTCTTAATACTAAGGATTACAGTTGCAGGTTTAATGTTGTTTCATGGCGTAGCAAAATTGAGTCATTTAGATGGTATCAAAAATATGTTATCTTCTAGTGGAATTCCTGAATTTATGGCTTATGGTGTATTTATAACTAAAATCATTGCTCCAGTTTTAATGATTATAGGCTTTAGAACACGTTTAGCATCGATAATATTTTTCTTTGGAATGATAACCGCTTTATTTTTAGCACATTCAGGAAATATGTTTGCATTATCAAAAACAGGCGGTTTACAAATAGAATTAATTTTATTGTATGCTTTTGGTGCATTAACTTTGTTTTTTATAGGTTCTGGAAAATATGCTATTTCATCGAAACATATCTGGGACTAA
- a CDS encoding sensor histidine kinase, whose amino-acid sequence MDKKNKITFFSHSLVWLVLFSIPYILSYGQEQNINRVIAHFWIPVLFYAVIFYTNYFVLIDKYLFKKETLLFILINALIIAVCITAKEQIEGNVFADLSIPKNSDGNGPPLKMMIYVQMFSYLAPLLFSIAVKTTKRWVKAETERKEAANFKLQSELQHLHYQLQPHFFFNSLNNIYAMVDISPEKAKTSIHSLSKLMRYMLYETNVEEVSLTKEIEFMSKYIELMKLRVSEKTIVNYSFPKDGSSIKIAPLLFISLIENAFKHGVSASQDSTIDITMTLEDNKVMFITKNNNFPKNTQDKSGSGIGLQNLEKRLQLLYAGKYKFNTKVENEYFNVNLELETV is encoded by the coding sequence ATGGATAAAAAAAATAAAATAACGTTTTTTTCACATAGTTTAGTATGGTTGGTACTTTTTAGTATTCCGTATATTTTATCGTATGGGCAAGAGCAAAACATCAATAGAGTTATAGCTCATTTTTGGATTCCTGTTCTCTTTTATGCTGTTATTTTTTACACTAACTATTTTGTGTTAATTGATAAGTATTTGTTTAAAAAGGAAACGCTTTTATTTATACTTATTAATGCCTTAATAATTGCTGTTTGTATTACTGCAAAAGAACAAATTGAAGGTAATGTTTTTGCTGATCTTAGTATTCCTAAAAACAGTGATGGTAATGGCCCTCCATTAAAGATGATGATTTATGTGCAAATGTTTTCTTATTTGGCACCTTTATTATTTTCAATTGCTGTAAAAACCACCAAACGTTGGGTAAAAGCGGAGACCGAGCGTAAAGAAGCCGCTAATTTTAAATTACAGTCAGAATTACAACATTTACATTACCAGTTACAGCCACATTTCTTTTTTAATTCGTTAAACAACATTTATGCAATGGTAGATATTTCGCCAGAAAAAGCCAAAACATCTATTCATAGCTTAAGCAAACTAATGCGCTATATGTTGTACGAGACCAATGTAGAAGAAGTTTCCCTGACTAAGGAAATTGAATTTATGTCTAAATACATTGAATTAATGAAGCTACGCGTCTCTGAGAAAACTATTGTTAATTATAGTTTCCCAAAAGACGGAAGTAGTATTAAAATAGCACCTTTATTATTTATCTCATTAATAGAAAATGCTTTTAAACACGGAGTGTCTGCAAGTCAAGATAGTACAATAGATATTACAATGACTCTAGAAGATAACAAGGTAATGTTTATAACAAAAAACAATAACTTTCCTAAAAACACTCAAGATAAAAGTGGCTCTGGTATTGGGCTACAAAATCTTGAAAAACGTTTACAACTTTTATACGCAGGTAAATATAAATTTAATACTAAGGTAGAAAATGAATATTTTAATGTAAATTTAGAGTTGGAAACTGTTTAA
- a CDS encoding LytTR family DNA-binding domain-containing protein produces the protein MSSLKISCVAVDDEPMALNLVESYIEKTPFLKLKTKCSSAIEAMQYIKEHPVELLFLDIQMPDLTGIEFSKLLPEHTRVIFTTAFDHYALDGFKVDAIDYLLKPFDYAEFLTAANKAQKWFELLKGKTNQPELISKEKEFLFVKSEYKQLRIKLADVLYFEGLKDYIKIWLKDNPKPILTLMSLKSLEEELPETQFMRVHRSFIVSLNNIDVIERSQIIINKQRITVSEQYKPKFLEFINKNSLKF, from the coding sequence ATGAGTAGTTTAAAAATATCTTGCGTAGCTGTAGATGACGAACCTATGGCTTTAAACTTAGTAGAAAGTTATATTGAAAAAACGCCATTTTTAAAACTAAAAACTAAATGCAGTAGCGCTATAGAAGCTATGCAATATATTAAAGAACATCCTGTAGAACTGTTATTTTTAGATATACAAATGCCAGATCTTACTGGTATTGAATTTTCTAAATTATTACCAGAGCATACACGCGTTATTTTCACAACAGCTTTTGATCACTATGCATTAGACGGCTTTAAAGTAGATGCCATAGATTATTTGTTAAAGCCTTTTGATTATGCCGAGTTTTTAACCGCAGCTAACAAAGCACAAAAATGGTTTGAATTATTAAAAGGAAAAACCAACCAACCTGAATTGATTTCAAAAGAAAAAGAATTTCTTTTTGTAAAATCAGAATACAAACAACTACGCATTAAACTAGCCGATGTATTGTATTTTGAAGGTTTAAAAGACTACATTAAAATATGGTTGAAAGATAATCCTAAACCCATTTTAACTTTAATGAGCCTTAAATCTTTGGAAGAAGAATTGCCTGAAACCCAATTTATGCGTGTACATCGTTCGTTTATAGTATCATTAAATAATATAGATGTAATAGAACGCAGCCAAATCATTATTAACAAACAGCGCATTACCGTTTCAGAACAGTATAAGCCTAAATTTTTGGAATTTATTAATAAGAATTCTTTAAAGTTTTAA